The genomic DNA CATTATTTTAAAAATGCAATTTTTCACATGGGTCGGTATGTTAGCGTGTTTGTTTGGGATTGTTTTTTATACGCTTAACGAATATATGACACATCGGTTTTTATTTCACTTAAAGCCACCTAAAAACGTATTTTTATTAAAAATGTTAAGAAGATTACATTATGATCATCACGTGTATCCAGATGATTTAAAACTTTTATTTTTGCCTGTATGGTTTAGTATACCTAGCTTTATTGTATATTTACTTATATCATACGCTATAACAAAAAGTGTTACTGTTACACTTTCATTCGGAATCGGAATGATTATCATGCTTCTTGTTTATGAATGGAAACATTATATTGCACATAAGCCGATTCGTCCCGTTACTAAGTTTGGAAGATGGCTCAAAAAACAGCACATATTACACCATTATAAAAATGAAAAGTTTTGGTTCGGTGTCTCGAATCCAGTATTCGATTTCATATTTGGAACGCTTAAAGATGGGAAAGACGTTGAATTAAGCGAAACAGCTCGTAATTTAGAAAAAGAGAAAAAAACAGAAGTGGTGCAATAAGCTCTACTTCTGTTTTTGTTTTAACGAGAATAAAAGCTTGATTAGTGTGGATTGAAAAGCCAAAAAGTTTATGTTGAGATAGTATATTAAAAACTTAGGGGAATTTGCCGAAAAATGTCTATCGAAAAATCTTTGCAGGAATGTATGGATTGTCTAAAATGAAAATAAGTTTCTGAATATTTATAAAATTTAGTCTTTAGGTATACAAGAGGGAAATGTATTTCTAGTAAGAGAGGGGATCGGAGAATGAAACGAGATGATACTTCAGCACGTAAGTTACAAAATGAGGTGAATTATACCGAAGTTGTTCAGTCAGAAGAATTTCAATTGCTATTAAATACGAAAAAGAAGTTTATCATTCCGATGAGTATTTTCTTCTTAAGTTTTTTTATTGCGTTACCTATTTTAACATCGTATTCAAAGGTGCTCAATACACCGGCATTTGGTGATGTTACGTGGGCGTGGGTATTTGCGTTTGCGCAATTTATTATGACGTGGGCTTTATGTATGATTTATAGCAAAAAGGCGGAATCCTTTGATGAAATCTCGCAAAAAATTCTACAAGATATGCAAAAAGGGAGGGGCTGAACTTGAATACGACTGCGTTTGCACTATTTTTAATTATTGTTCTTGGTACACTCGTCATAACTTATTTTGCATCGAAAAAAACGAAAAATGCGAGTGAGTTTTATACGGCTGGAGGGGGATTAACTGGTTGGCAAAATGGTCTGGCCATTGCGGGAGATTATATGTCTGCTGCATCATTTCTTGGTATAGCTGGAGCGATAGCGTTAACTGGGTTTGATGGATTCTTTTATAGTATCGGCTTTTTAGTTGCTTATTTAGTTGTTCTATACCTTGTCGCAGAACCGCTTAGAAATTTAGGAAAGTACACGTTAGCGGATATGATTGCGGCACGTTTTGATGCGAAAAAAGTTCGTGGAGTTGCAGCGCTTAATACGATGACGATTTCAATTTTTTATATGATTGCACAATTAGTTGGTGCGGGTGCACTTATTAAACTATTATTAGGTATTGAATATACAACATCTGTATTAATCGTCGGCACACTTATGACTGTGTATGTTATTTTTGGAGGAATGACAGCTACGAGCTGGGTTCAAATTGTAAAGGCTGTACTACTTATGGCTGGTACATTTATTATTTCTGTTATTGTTTTTTCAAAATTTAATTTCAGTGTGACTGAAATGTTCGCTCAAATGAAAACAGCTACGCCGTTAAAAGATTCGTTTTTAAATCCAGGAGTAAAGTATAAAGATGGTCTTGATACGCTTTCTTTAAATTTAGGACTAGTCCTGGGTACTGCAGGATTACCACATATTCTTGTTCGCTTTTTTACAGTACGTGATGCAAAAACAGCACGTCAATCTGTTGTATACGCTACGTGGTTAATTGGTGCATTTTATATTATGACAATTTTCTTAGGGTTTGGAGCAGCGGCGTTTGTAGGAAATGAGGCGATTATTAAAGCAAACCCTGCTGGTAATATGGCAGCACCTTTATTAGCTAAAGCGTTAGGTGGAGATTTCTTATTTGCTTTCGTATCAGCCATTGCCTTTGCAACAATTTTAGCTGTAGTGGCAGGACTTGTATTAACAGCAGCATCAGCATTCGCACATGATTTTTATAATGAGATTCTTCGTAAAGGAAAATCAACGGAAAAAGAGCAAGTATCCATGGCTCGTTATGCGTCTATTGGAGTAGCGGTATTGTCTATTATACTAGCGTTATTTGCCCAAACATTAAATGTAGCATTTTTAGTTTCGTTAGCATTTGCAGTTGCAGCGAGTGCAAATCTACCAGTTATATTATTCACAATATATTGGAAACGCTTCAATACAACAGGTGCCATCTCTGGTATGATTGTTGGTCTTGTATCAGCTATTGTTCTTGTAGCGTTAAGTCCAAATGTTTGGAACCCTGTAGCTGGAAAAGCTATATTTGTTGGGGAAGCGATATTCCCATATACGACACCTGGAATTATTTCGATCCCGCTCGGATTCCTGGCAGCATATTTAGGAACCGTTTTATCTAGTAAGAAAGAAGATGAAGCGAAATTTGATGAAATTCTTGTGAAATCTAATACTGGTCATGGTATTAGCGATGCATCCTCGCATTAAAAAAGAGGAGCTTTTCGATAGATAAGAAAAGCTCCTTTTTCATGTAAATATTACTGTATTGTTAGTAGGATTTTGTCTTAATTTTGTGGAATGAAAATAAGCAGGGAGAAATTTAAATCATCATGGCACCAGTGCAGCTTTTGTGAAAAATAAGTTGTTATGGAAGGTGGAAGAAATGATGAAAACGAAACAGACTGATGAGTTATTAGCAAAAGACGAGCAATATGTTTGGCACGGAATGCGTCCCTTTAGTCCAAATAGTACAATGGTAGGGGCAAAAGCAGAAGGGTGCTGGGTTGAAGATATACAGGGGAAAAGATATTTAGATGGAATGAGTGGTCTTTGGTGTGTGAATAGTGGATATGGAAGAAAAGAACTCGCAGAGGCGGCATATAAGCAATTACAAACATTATCATACTTTCCGATGTCACAATCGCATGAACCGGCTATAAAGCTTGCAGAAAAATTAAATGAGTGGCTTGGAGGAGAGTATGTTATTTTCTTCTCTAATAGTGGTTCGGAAGCGAACGAAACAGCTTTTAAAATAGCAAGGCAATACTATGCGCAAAAAGGTGAACCACATCGTTATAAATTTATGTCACGTTACCGCGGGTATCATGGAAATACAATGGCAACGATGGCAGCGACGGGACAAGCACAGCGTAGATATCAATATGAGCCATTTGCTTCAGGATTTTTACATGTAACGCCGCCAGATTGTTATCGTATGCCTGGAATAGAAAGAGAGAACATTTATGATGTGGAATGTGTAAAAGAAGTAGACCGTGTCATGACATGGGAATTAAGTGAAACGATTGCAGCTTTTATTATGGAACCAATTATTACGGGCGGGGGCATTTTAATGCCGCCACAAGACTATATGAAAGCTGTTCATGAAACGTGTCAAAAACACGGTGCACTACTTATTAGTGATGAAGTGATTTGCGGTTTCGGACGTACAGGAAAAGCATTTGGATTTATGAATTATGATGTGAAGCCAGATATTATTACAATGGCAAAAGGGATTACAAGCGCATATTTACCGTTATCAGCGACAGCTGTGAAAAAAGAAATATATGAAGCATTTAAAGGCAAGGGAGAATATGAATTCTTCCGTCATATTAATACTTTTGGTGGGAACCCAGCAGCTTGTGCATTAGCACTTAAAAACTTAGAGATTATGGAAAATGAAAATTTAATTGAGCGATCTGCACAAATGGGCTCGCTTTTATTAGAGCAATTAAAAGAAGAAATTGGAGAGCATCGACTTGTTGGGGATATTAGAGGAAAAGGTCTACTAGTTGGAATTGAACTAGTAAACGATAAAGAGACGAAAGAGCCAATTGATAATGATAAAATCGCAAGTGTTGTAAATGCTTGTAAAGAAAAAGGGTTAATTATAGGACGAAACGGTATGACAACAGCAGGATATAATAACGTCTTAACATTAGCGCCGCCTCTTGTTATTTCAAGTGTAGAGATTGCTTTCGTTGTTGGAACGTTGAAGACAGCGATGGAGCGCATTTAATGAATCGAGCGAGCTGTAATATACAGCTCGCTTTTATTTATTATGTGAAATCTGATAATTTTTTTTAGGGAGGGGAATTTTATGACAAAATATGATCCTAGTCAACATTATCAAATCGGATATTATGAAGATGGATATGATTTGGAACTGACAGCGTACAAAAGAATACATGAACTAATTTGGGATGCTTATATTCCTCGCTATGAGGTAGACGATTTTTATAAGAAAGTGGAGGAAATGAAGTTAGGTGAATATATAGATGATTATGGCATTATGGTGTATTCATTTCGTAATGATATTGATGATGAAGAAGCACGAATTATTTTTGAAAAATGGTTAAAAAAGAACGGGATTGTTTAAAGATATAATAAAAAGGAGATTGCTATCTTATAAGATAGCAATCTCCTTTTATTATATGAAACTTATTTACTTGCTTTCATTGCTTTATCTTTTGCACCAAAAGTGTATTTTAACATTGGTGGTGTAATCATTGTAGTTAAAATAACGACAATAACGATAGCTGTAAAGTAATCTTGTGCTAGTAGACCTGAAGAAAGTCCTGTTCCTGCGATGATAAGTGCAACTTCACCACGAGAAACCATTCCAGCACCGATAATTGCAGAAGACTTAGCGTCAAATCCAGTCATTCGTGCTCCAAATCCACAACCAATTAGTTTCGTTAATACAGCGATTATTGTTAATGCTAAGATGAACCAAATTTGATTGCCAATACCGTCAAATGTAATATTCATACCGATACTTACGAAGAACACGGGAACGAACATAGCGTAAGCAATTGGTTCTACTTTCTTTTCTACTTCATGTTTGTAGTTCGTTTGAGAAATAGCGATACCAGCTGCGAAAGCACCAATAATACCAGCAATTCCTAATAGTTCGCCGAAATATGCGAATGAGAAACAGATGATAAGAGCCGCACTCACGATAGACTCAGATACGCGTAGTGGTGATAACCAGCGCATGATCGCAGGAACACCTTTCCATCCGATTAAAATAATAGAAGCGAAGAATACAACTTTCTTCAAGATAACCATTGTTAAGTTAACATCGTCTGTACCTAAGAAGCTCATTGCAAATGCTAATAAAATAACAACAAGAATGTCATCAAATACAGCAGCACCAAGCATCGTTGTACTTTCACGTGTTTTCATCTTTCCTAAATCGCGAAGTGTTTGTACGGAAATACTAACACTTGTCGCACATAGAAGTAATCCTAAAAATACAGCATTTCCTTGTTCCATTCCCATAACAAGACCAGAAACATAACCACCTACGAATGGAAGAATAATACCTCCAAGTGCAACAGCTAAAGAAGAATTACGATTTGCGTTTAATTCTTCTAAGTCTGTTTCAAGTCCTGCCATAAACATTAAAAGAATAACACCGACATTACTTAATTGTGTTAAAAGCTCTGAATTTTCAATCCAACCTAATACAGCTGGACCGATAACGATACCGACAATTAATTTACCTAGTACAGAAGGTTGACCTAATCTAACACTAAGATCACCAGCAAGCTTTGTACTTAATAAAATAAGTGCAATTTGAAAGAAAAATTCGAATTCCATCGGATCCTCTCCTCATCATTTTTATTTTTATCATACGATTTCTCGGAATTTGCCTAATGAAAATATGTAAAACCCATTAAACAAAGGGTCTAATTACAAGTTCTTTTGAACTCGTAATTTGAACCTGTAATTAATATATAATAGATTTTACAAAAAATCAATGAAAAAATGGGAGCTTTTTGAGGAAGAAGCTGTGCTATTGGGGATATAGGTATAAGAGTAGCGTGTGAATTTTATATTTATGAAATAGTATGAAGTTCTTTTCCATTACAAATAATAAAGCCTAAATACGATTTCACGAATTATAACTGTGAAAGGGAGGACTTATAATTTGAAGTCATTAAAAAACAACTTGTCTATTGTTGCTTTAGGTGGAGTAAATGAAATAGGGAAAAATATGTATGCTATTCAATATGAAAATGATATTGTCGTTATTGATTGTGGATCTAAATTTCCAGATGAAAGTTTATTAGGAATTGATTTAATAATTCCAGACATCACATACTTGCAAGAGAATAAAGAAAAAATTCGCGGGTTAGTAGTGACACATGGGCATGAGGACCATATTGGCGGAATACCATATTTTTTAAAACAACTAAACGTACCAATCTATGCGACAAAGTTAACACTGGGTTTAATTGAAATTAAATTAAAGGAACATAATCTTCAAGATGATACAGCATTAATCGTTATTCATTCAGAATCAGAAATTGATTTTGCTTCTATTAAGACGACTTTTTTTAAAACGAATCATAGTATTCCAGATTGTCTCGGTATTGCTTTCCATACACCAGAAGGTACTGTAGTACATACAGGTGATTTTAAATTTGATTTAACACCAGTAAATAATCAACATCCTGATATTCATAAAATGGCTAAAATAGGTAGTGAAGGTGTGCTAGCTTTACTATCTGAAAGTACAAATGCAGAACGACCAGGCTTTACTCCATCAGAGAGATCGGTAGGGGAACGGATAGAGGAAATATTTATGAAAGCAAATCGAAAAGTAATTATTTCTACATTTGCTTCTAATGTGAATCGTGTTCAGCAAATAGTTGAAGCTTGTATAAGAACAAATCGAAAACTGGCTTTGCTCGGTAGAAGTATGGTAAATGTAGTAGAAGTTGCTCTAGAGAAAGGGTATTTACATATTCCAGACGGTATGTTAATTGAAGCGAGTGAGGTAAATCGTTTAGATCCAATGCAGGTCGCAATACTTTGTACAGGAAGCCAAGGAGAACCAATGGCAGCTTTAGCGCGTTTAGCAAGTGGAAACTATAGACAAGTTGATGTATTACCAGAAGATACGGTTATTATAGCCGCGACTCCTATTCCAGGAAATGAACGTAACGTTTCGAGAATTATTGATAATCTATTTGCTTTAGGAGCCAAAGTGATTTATGGATCCGGTAGTTCTACTGGAGTCCATGTATCTGGTCATGCGTATCAAGAAGAACTGAAATTAATGCTCACATTAATGAAGCCGAAATATTTTATTCCCATTCATGGAGAGTTCAGAATGCTACATCACCATAGTTTATTAGCAGAATCAATTGGTGTTGAAAAAGAAAATATATTTATCGTTCGTAATGGGGATGTTGTAGATATAAGTAACGAAGTGGCAATTCAATCTAGAAAAATACAGGCAGGAAATATATATGTAGATGGATTAGGAATTGGTGATGTTGGAAATGCCTTATTACGTGATCGTAAACAACTTTCAGAAGATGGAATGCTCGTAATAGTTATTACTTTTAATAAAGTGGATGGAGAAATAATTTCAGGTCCTGATATTATTTCTCGTGGATTTGTATATGTTCGTGATTCAGAAGAATTTTTGAAGGAATTAAATAAATTAGCTGTTAGTACGATTAATAATTTAAAGAAAGAGAAAGTGAATAGCTGGGGTATTTTGAAAAGAGAAGTAAGAGAAGCTTTAGGGAAGTATATATATACGAATACGAAAAGAAAGCCGATGATTCTTCCTATAATAATAGAGGTTTAATAATGAATAAAAAGAATTCTCGTATGGGAATTCTTTTTTGTTTTGAAGACAAAATGAACATATAATGAAATAAATAGAAATTGGAAGGGAATAAAAGATGTTATTAAATAAACGCTTTACAATTGGAGAAATGGCAAAAATGCATAATATAGCGGAATCTACTTTACGTTATTATGATGAAAAAGGAATTTTTCATCCGTCCATTGTGGACCCGCAAACGAATTATCGCTATTACACAATCGATCAGTTCTCACTATTAGATACGATTAAATTTTTACGTCAATTAAATATTCCATTAAAGGAAATTAAGAAATATATTGATGAAAGAAACCCAGCATACGCACTCAATTTACTGGAAAAACAACAAGAAATGATGTTAAAAAAACAAAGAGAGATTGAGTATGCTTTGGCGAAAATGGAGCATAGAATTCATTTAATTAAGGAAGCAACAAAAGCGAAAGCTGAACAAATGGTAATTAAAGAGATACCACAGCGGAAAATTACAGCAATCGCAGTTGCCCCAAATACGACGGATGATATGTTTGAGTACTATATTCATTCGTTGCAAAAAAATATGAGGCAAATGGATGATAGCTTATTTTCTGGAGATATCGGTGTAACCGTTGCAAAAAAAGGATTAATGCAAAAGGAGTTTCAAGCGTATAGTAGCGTGTTTATTCTTTTGGATTATATGCCGTATGAAGTGCATAATTCAGATGAGATTAAGGAAGGTTTATATGCTTGTTCTTATCATCATGGACCTTATGAAGAAACAGATGCAACGTACAAGGAATTACTTGCATACATTGATCAAGAAGGATACGAAGTAAGTGGAGATGCGATTGAGATTGCATTAATTGATTGGTCTGTAACAGAAAATCCAGATGAGCAAGTAACGGAAATTCAAATTCCTATAATGAAAAAACAAAGCAATAAGTTGTAGAACTCCTATAATTACAAATTGGCATTTAACACGATAATTAAGTTACCTATTTTTTAATTCTCTCTTGACCTTCAAGTTACTTGAAGGTTTAAACTGTGAACAGAGCGTTGAAAAAAGGAGCATAATAGTATGGAAGTAACAGAAAAATTAAGAGAAAAACCAATTAAAAGTTTATTTATTTCTTATTTAATACCAGCTGTTCTCGGGATGGTATTAATGTCAGTTAATATTGTAATTGACGCGGTTATGATTAGTAGGGGAGTTGGAGCAAACGGTTTAGCAGGAGTAAACGTCGCTATTCCAGCGTTTTCAATTTTCTTCTCTATTTCATTATGGATTGGAATGGGCGGGGCAACGTTATATTCTATTGCACTAGGTGAAAATAAAATAGAAAGAGCAAGGTCTATTTTTACTCAATCTATGACGGTAGCAGTAATTATCGTAGGTATTTTAGCAGCGATTTGTTTATGGAGAATAGAAGATTTAGCATACTTATTCGGTGCGAATGAAGTGATTTTACCGTATGCGTTAGACTATTTACACGTGTTATTAACATTTGGGATGATATACGTTTTAGAAAATATTTTAAGTACATTTATACGAAATGATGGAAATCCTAATTTAGCAATGGCAGGTCTTGTTGTAACGGCTGTATTAAACATAATGTTTGACTATATCTTTATTTTTATTTTTGGATGGGGCGTAACAGGTGCTGCTTCAGCAACTATTCTTTCGGCAGCGATTGGTTTCCTTGTATTATTAACTCATTTCTTTAGAAAAAGTAGTATTTTAAAGTGGACGAAATTCCATTTTGAATGGGATACGATTAAACAAATTATGATAATAGGTTTTCCGAGCTTTATAACAGAAAGTACGGTGGCAATCGTGACGATTGGTTTTAATATAGCATTCGTCCAATATGCAGGAGAAGTAGGAGTAGCTTCCTATGCGATGGTCAATAGCATTCATGCGATGACATTACTATTATTCTTCGGTGTAGGTGCTGCATTGCAACCAATTGCTAGTTTCCATTACGGTGCAAATTTATCAGAAAGATTGCGTGAAGGATTACAGTTTGCTGTGAAAATTGCAGTTGTACTTGGGGGCGTTGCGATAATTGTCGGATTATTCTTCGGGAAATATATTATTGGTCTATTTGATGTCCAATCTCCAGAATTATTGGAGTTAACATTAACAGGTATTAGTTTGTTCTTTATCCAATACGTATTTTTAGGCTATAACATTGTGTATGGAGAGTACTTCCAATCAGTGCGACAAACGAAAAAATCCGCGCTTATTATAATGAGCCGAGGGTTACTATTTGTTATTCCATTGTTATGGATTATGCCAAAGTTATTTGGAATAAACGGAATTTGGCTCGTTATGCCAGTAGCGGAAGTAATAACAGCGATTATCCTATTTACGATGAATCGTATGAAACATCCTGTTCCATTAAACATGGCGGGAGAGAAGGAAGTAATATAATGAAGAAAATCCCCTTAAGCAATTAAGGGGATTTTCTATTCTTTTAAACTAATTGCAAAAGATCCATCTATTTCTTGAACAGAAGCAAAGGCAACGTTTTTAATATTTGTAATTCCTTTTTCTTTTAACTCTTTATATAACCACTGTTTGTCCTTATGAATTAACTTTAAGTTATCGTATTGAATTTGTGAATCAACGATAAGGGCAATTGGTAATCCAGCATATTTAACATCTATGTTCAAATCTTTTGGAGTTAATGGTACAAGTTCACGCTTTGGCAAAATACTAATGGCTCCATTTGCTTCTAAAATAGCATATTCAATTTCGTGAACACTCGGGTATCCTGCAACGCGAAGGTTAGAAAGTAGTTCAGCAATGGGATATCTACTTTTTTGTAGGTTCTCAAAAATAATGTCACCATGTTTAATTAAAATGATAGGGTGTCCAAGAATAAAACGATTTAGTTTGTTGAATAGGCTTAATTTTGTAAGGATTAAATGCAAACATGTAATAACGACCATACCAAGAAAAGCTTGCAAAGCACCAGAGACTGGTATGGCTTGAAAAGCTAAATAAGATAAAAAGATAATAGCACCAAAATCATGAGGAGTTAGTTGTGCTAAAGCAGATTTACCGAGCATCTTAAGTGATAATAAAAATAAGATAAAAAAGAATGATACGTTACATAAAAAGAGAAGCAATAGGGACACTCCTTCGTGCAAAGTTGTACTTACTGTTCCCGAAAGGAATATAAATATTACTTTCTAGAGGATAAATTAGGGTGAATTGGAATTTGTCTGTATACAAACAAATAAATGGATATTATGATGAAAGAAGCAAAAAACATAGGAGTATACAGATATGAAAAAGAAGAAAATAATTAAATATATTATAGCAATCATAATGGTTTGCGCTGTTTATGCGGGATTTTTACAATATAACATTTATAAGCATGGGCATATGAATGCCACCTACGATGCGGATTATATAATTGTGTTAGGCTCGAAAGTAAACGGGACGAAACCATCTTACTCATTGCAATATCGTATTGATAAAGCAGCTGAGTATTTAAAATCACATGAGAAAACAATCGCTATTGTGTCTGGAGGGAAAGGAAAAGGAGAAGATATTTCAGAAGCATTAGCAATGAAAAATGGATTAATGAAACTAAAAATTGCAGAAGACCGCATTATAATGGAAGATAAGTCAACGAGTACAGATGAGAATATTAAATACTCAAAACCTTTAATTCCGGACAATATGAAAAAAGGAATGATCGTAACAAACGATTTCCATATGTTTAGAGCGAAAAAAATAGCAGCAAAACAAGGTTTACAATTAGAAGGGCTATCAGCCGAAACGCCGAGGCGAATTGTCATTTCATCGAATATACGAGAGTATTTAGCCATTACGCAATATTGGTTTATGAATCGAATATAGAGAAAAGTAATCCCGTCTGGAAGTCCAGGCGGGATTATTTTTGAGGGAAATCTTACAAATATGTCATGTTCATGAAAGGTAAAGCGATAGTTTCTGGAATAGATTCCTGACATAATGAAGATAACAAAAACTATTTAGAGGTGAATCGGATGAAAGGAAATAATATATTATCTTCACTATGTTACTTTAGTATCTTTTTTGCACCATTTTTACTACCAATTATCGTGTACTTCGTTGCAGAGGATGAAGTGAAATACCACGCGAAAAAAGCATTTTGGTCACATATTTTCCCGTACGCAATTTTATTCGGAGGATTAGCGATATCAGGAATATACGGTTTAGGATTCAATCAATCTGACGGTGCTGGAATTGGAATGATGATCACATATGCAGTGTTCATTCTTGTAGGAATTTACTACTTCATTTGGAATATCGTAAAAGGTATTAAAGTTTTGAAAACGGCGTAATAAGATAAGAAATAATATGATGTGAATCTGTCGTTATTTGTCGGTAAGTCGATATCCCTTGTCGAATCGTTGATATATTCGAAAAATCGTTGATATAGTGTAAGGAACCGTTGATATAATTTCATTTACCGTATTGATAAACGTTTTAAAAAAGAGCATTTTAAAAAGAATTGCTCTTTTTGTGCTTATAAGTTGTGAATATTGAAAAAGATGTGTTAATTTTTCATTATGA from Bacillus basilensis includes the following:
- a CDS encoding sterol desaturase family protein: MKRVGKEFFLQHDIFIMYSILFVFIIILKMQFFTWVGMLACLFGIVFYTLNEYMTHRFLFHLKPPKNVFLLKMLRRLHYDHHVYPDDLKLLFLPVWFSIPSFIVYLLISYAITKSVTVTLSFGIGMIIMLLVYEWKHYIAHKPIRPVTKFGRWLKKQHILHHYKNEKFWFGVSNPVFDFIFGTLKDGKDVELSETARNLEKEKKTEVVQ
- a CDS encoding DUF485 domain-containing protein yields the protein MKRDDTSARKLQNEVNYTEVVQSEEFQLLLNTKKKFIIPMSIFFLSFFIALPILTSYSKVLNTPAFGDVTWAWVFAFAQFIMTWALCMIYSKKAESFDEISQKILQDMQKGRG
- a CDS encoding cation acetate symporter — protein: MNTTAFALFLIIVLGTLVITYFASKKTKNASEFYTAGGGLTGWQNGLAIAGDYMSAASFLGIAGAIALTGFDGFFYSIGFLVAYLVVLYLVAEPLRNLGKYTLADMIAARFDAKKVRGVAALNTMTISIFYMIAQLVGAGALIKLLLGIEYTTSVLIVGTLMTVYVIFGGMTATSWVQIVKAVLLMAGTFIISVIVFSKFNFSVTEMFAQMKTATPLKDSFLNPGVKYKDGLDTLSLNLGLVLGTAGLPHILVRFFTVRDAKTARQSVVYATWLIGAFYIMTIFLGFGAAAFVGNEAIIKANPAGNMAAPLLAKALGGDFLFAFVSAIAFATILAVVAGLVLTAASAFAHDFYNEILRKGKSTEKEQVSMARYASIGVAVLSIILALFAQTLNVAFLVSLAFAVAASANLPVILFTIYWKRFNTTGAISGMIVGLVSAIVLVALSPNVWNPVAGKAIFVGEAIFPYTTPGIISIPLGFLAAYLGTVLSSKKEDEAKFDEILVKSNTGHGISDASSH
- a CDS encoding aspartate aminotransferase family protein — its product is MKTKQTDELLAKDEQYVWHGMRPFSPNSTMVGAKAEGCWVEDIQGKRYLDGMSGLWCVNSGYGRKELAEAAYKQLQTLSYFPMSQSHEPAIKLAEKLNEWLGGEYVIFFSNSGSEANETAFKIARQYYAQKGEPHRYKFMSRYRGYHGNTMATMAATGQAQRRYQYEPFASGFLHVTPPDCYRMPGIERENIYDVECVKEVDRVMTWELSETIAAFIMEPIITGGGILMPPQDYMKAVHETCQKHGALLISDEVICGFGRTGKAFGFMNYDVKPDIITMAKGITSAYLPLSATAVKKEIYEAFKGKGEYEFFRHINTFGGNPAACALALKNLEIMENENLIERSAQMGSLLLEQLKEEIGEHRLVGDIRGKGLLVGIELVNDKETKEPIDNDKIASVVNACKEKGLIIGRNGMTTAGYNNVLTLAPPLVISSVEIAFVVGTLKTAMERI
- a CDS encoding DUF3986 family protein; amino-acid sequence: MTKYDPSQHYQIGYYEDGYDLELTAYKRIHELIWDAYIPRYEVDDFYKKVEEMKLGEYIDDYGIMVYSFRNDIDDEEARIIFEKWLKKNGIV
- a CDS encoding cation:proton antiporter; amino-acid sequence: MEFEFFFQIALILLSTKLAGDLSVRLGQPSVLGKLIVGIVIGPAVLGWIENSELLTQLSNVGVILLMFMAGLETDLEELNANRNSSLAVALGGIILPFVGGYVSGLVMGMEQGNAVFLGLLLCATSVSISVQTLRDLGKMKTRESTTMLGAAVFDDILVVILLAFAMSFLGTDDVNLTMVILKKVVFFASIILIGWKGVPAIMRWLSPLRVSESIVSAALIICFSFAYFGELLGIAGIIGAFAAGIAISQTNYKHEVEKKVEPIAYAMFVPVFFVSIGMNITFDGIGNQIWFILALTIIAVLTKLIGCGFGARMTGFDAKSSAIIGAGMVSRGEVALIIAGTGLSSGLLAQDYFTAIVIVVILTTMITPPMLKYTFGAKDKAMKASK
- a CDS encoding ribonuclease J, which gives rise to MKSLKNNLSIVALGGVNEIGKNMYAIQYENDIVVIDCGSKFPDESLLGIDLIIPDITYLQENKEKIRGLVVTHGHEDHIGGIPYFLKQLNVPIYATKLTLGLIEIKLKEHNLQDDTALIVIHSESEIDFASIKTTFFKTNHSIPDCLGIAFHTPEGTVVHTGDFKFDLTPVNNQHPDIHKMAKIGSEGVLALLSESTNAERPGFTPSERSVGERIEEIFMKANRKVIISTFASNVNRVQQIVEACIRTNRKLALLGRSMVNVVEVALEKGYLHIPDGMLIEASEVNRLDPMQVAILCTGSQGEPMAALARLASGNYRQVDVLPEDTVIIAATPIPGNERNVSRIIDNLFALGAKVIYGSGSSTGVHVSGHAYQEELKLMLTLMKPKYFIPIHGEFRMLHHHSLLAESIGVEKENIFIVRNGDVVDISNEVAIQSRKIQAGNIYVDGLGIGDVGNALLRDRKQLSEDGMLVIVITFNKVDGEIISGPDIISRGFVYVRDSEEFLKELNKLAVSTINNLKKEKVNSWGILKREVREALGKYIYTNTKRKPMILPIIIEV
- a CDS encoding MerR family transcriptional regulator, producing the protein MLLNKRFTIGEMAKMHNIAESTLRYYDEKGIFHPSIVDPQTNYRYYTIDQFSLLDTIKFLRQLNIPLKEIKKYIDERNPAYALNLLEKQQEMMLKKQREIEYALAKMEHRIHLIKEATKAKAEQMVIKEIPQRKITAIAVAPNTTDDMFEYYIHSLQKNMRQMDDSLFSGDIGVTVAKKGLMQKEFQAYSSVFILLDYMPYEVHNSDEIKEGLYACSYHHGPYEETDATYKELLAYIDQEGYEVSGDAIEIALIDWSVTENPDEQVTEIQIPIMKKQSNKL
- a CDS encoding MATE family efflux transporter, with protein sequence MEVTEKLREKPIKSLFISYLIPAVLGMVLMSVNIVIDAVMISRGVGANGLAGVNVAIPAFSIFFSISLWIGMGGATLYSIALGENKIERARSIFTQSMTVAVIIVGILAAICLWRIEDLAYLFGANEVILPYALDYLHVLLTFGMIYVLENILSTFIRNDGNPNLAMAGLVVTAVLNIMFDYIFIFIFGWGVTGAASATILSAAIGFLVLLTHFFRKSSILKWTKFHFEWDTIKQIMIIGFPSFITESTVAIVTIGFNIAFVQYAGEVGVASYAMVNSIHAMTLLLFFGVGAALQPIASFHYGANLSERLREGLQFAVKIAVVLGGVAIIVGLFFGKYIIGLFDVQSPELLELTLTGISLFFIQYVFLGYNIVYGEYFQSVRQTKKSALIIMSRGLLFVIPLLWIMPKLFGINGIWLVMPVAEVITAIILFTMNRMKHPVPLNMAGEKEVI